Proteins encoded in a region of the Candidatus Zixiibacteriota bacterium genome:
- a CDS encoding indolepyruvate oxidoreductase subunit beta produces the protein MMENKTTNILIVGVGGQGVLLASELLSETAMQAGFDVKKSEVHGMSQRGGVVTSHIKYARKVYSPIIPYGQTDILISFEQAEALRAVDWLKKEGLAVVSRTRLVPPIATGKKFHYPDDPVADLKKRFGRVIDIDADAIARELGDSRLVNTLLLGVVSKSLEFELSLWETVIRSLVKAKFVDINLKAFARGRELSGNGKK, from the coding sequence ATGATGGAAAATAAAACGACCAATATTCTGATAGTCGGGGTCGGCGGGCAGGGAGTGCTGCTGGCATCGGAACTTCTTTCCGAGACCGCGATGCAAGCCGGATTTGATGTCAAGAAGTCGGAAGTGCATGGGATGTCGCAGCGGGGGGGAGTGGTGACATCACATATAAAATATGCCAGGAAAGTCTATTCGCCGATTATCCCGTACGGACAGACCGATATTCTGATATCCTTTGAGCAAGCCGAGGCGCTTCGGGCGGTCGATTGGCTCAAGAAAGAGGGATTAGCGGTCGTATCGCGGACAAGGCTTGTCCCGCCGATAGCAACCGGCAAGAAATTCCATTACCCGGATGACCCTGTTGCCGACCTGAAGAAGAGATTCGGGCGGGTAATTGATATTGACGCCGATGCCATTGCCCGGGAATTAGGGGATTCGCGCCTGGTAAATACGCTTCTTCTGGGGGTGGTCTCCAAATCGCTGGAGTTTGAACTTTCGCTCTGGGAAACGGTGATACGGAGTCTGGTCAAGGCGAAATTCGTGGATATAAATCTCAAGGCGTTTGCCCGCGGGCGGGAACTCTCCGGCAACGGGAAGAAATAA
- a CDS encoding phosphate acyltransferase gives MAEPILSSDQIISAAAKLSSGDKRKMVAVAAAQDADVIGALSSAEAEGILDATLFGDETLIRKMAAEGNFDISRLRIVHNPDVKAATVDAVRMAADGKADVIMKGFVSTSALLKTVLAKDFDLRTKNTLSHVAVLDIPGYHKLLAMTDGGMVVKPDLEQKFQILENAVLVAQALGLSPVKVAISGTTNKFCADDPTSIECQRAIDKVLASGMKDIKIEGPLTLDAATSKEIAARKGLAGPVVGEADIYLMHTIEECNIVAKSLINFADAVFAGVIVGAKVPVSLVSRTDTVKNKKASVSLACLIAEYYRQTAGGGR, from the coding sequence ATGGCTGAACCAATTCTGTCATCAGACCAGATTATTTCAGCGGCGGCGAAACTGTCGTCAGGCGACAAGCGCAAAATGGTGGCGGTGGCGGCGGCGCAGGATGCCGATGTCATCGGCGCGTTGTCTTCAGCGGAAGCGGAAGGGATTCTGGATGCCACCCTGTTTGGAGATGAAACGCTTATCAGGAAGATGGCCGCTGAGGGGAATTTCGATATATCCAGACTGAGAATTGTCCACAATCCTGATGTCAAAGCGGCGACGGTCGATGCGGTCAGAATGGCTGCCGATGGGAAAGCCGATGTTATCATGAAAGGATTTGTCTCGACCTCGGCGCTTCTCAAGACGGTCCTTGCCAAAGATTTCGACCTCCGCACCAAGAATACTCTGTCGCATGTGGCGGTGCTCGATATTCCGGGATATCATAAACTTCTGGCGATGACTGACGGCGGCATGGTGGTCAAGCCGGACCTGGAGCAGAAATTTCAGATTCTGGAAAATGCGGTTCTGGTGGCGCAGGCGTTGGGACTGAGTCCGGTGAAAGTGGCAATTTCGGGGACCACCAATAAATTCTGCGCTGACGACCCGACCTCAATTGAGTGCCAGCGAGCAATTGATAAAGTACTCGCTTCGGGAATGAAGGATATAAAGATTGAGGGCCCGCTGACTCTGGATGCGGCGACGTCCAAAGAGATTGCCGCCCGCAAGGGGCTGGCCGGTCCGGTGGTCGGCGAGGCCGATATCTACCTGATGCATACCATTGAAGAATGCAATATAGTGGCGAAGTCGCTCATAAATTTCGCTGACGCTGTATTCGCCGGCGTTATTGTCGGGGCGAAAGTGCCGGTCAGTCTGGTTTCAAGAACCGATACGGTCAAGAATAAGAAAGCGTCGGTATCGCTTGCCTGTCTGATAGCGGAATATTACCGGCAGACCGCAGGAGGCGGGCGATGA
- the buk gene encoding butyrate kinase, with product MDEVIIVINPGSTSTKMALFRGEEKIAEENVTHPADQLARFDNVSDHFELRMRNIEEWLARNGINEKKVVAVAGRGAPLRPLEGGVYGINEKMLSDLKAMKYSNHASNLGAIIADHLGKKYNSIAIIADPVTTDNFTDYARISGIPEIERKCRAHTLNIKEVCRREAEKRGKSLEQCNFVAAHMGGGVSVAAVKKGRIVDVNDALLGMGPFSPDRAGALPIGGLVKLCYSGKFTEKELVEKLSRKAGLMAYLGQSDLREVEKMIDAGDKKAELHFRAMAYQIAKEIGAYAVALKGNFEGIVLTGGMAKSSRLIEILKEHISFLGEVMVVPGEFEMEALAAWARRVIDKREIPKEY from the coding sequence ATGGATGAAGTTATCATAGTCATAAATCCCGGGTCGACGTCGACCAAGATGGCTCTCTTCCGCGGCGAGGAAAAGATTGCTGAAGAAAATGTAACACACCCCGCCGACCAGCTGGCGCGGTTTGACAACGTATCCGACCATTTTGAACTGCGGATGAGAAACATCGAGGAGTGGCTGGCGCGAAACGGAATCAATGAGAAGAAGGTGGTAGCCGTTGCCGGCCGAGGGGCGCCTCTTCGACCGCTCGAAGGGGGAGTGTACGGCATTAATGAAAAGATGTTAAGCGACCTGAAGGCGATGAAATACTCCAACCATGCCTCCAATCTCGGGGCAATCATCGCCGACCATCTTGGCAAGAAATATAACAGTATTGCCATAATCGCCGACCCGGTAACGACTGACAACTTCACCGATTATGCCCGTATCTCCGGCATTCCGGAAATTGAGCGGAAATGCCGGGCGCATACCTTGAATATTAAGGAGGTCTGCCGCCGGGAAGCGGAGAAACGGGGCAAAAGTCTGGAGCAATGCAACTTTGTGGCGGCGCATATGGGGGGAGGAGTCTCGGTGGCGGCGGTCAAGAAGGGGCGGATTGTTGATGTGAATGATGCTCTTCTGGGGATGGGACCATTTTCTCCCGATAGAGCCGGGGCATTGCCGATTGGAGGACTGGTCAAGCTTTGCTACTCCGGCAAGTTTACAGAAAAGGAGCTGGTGGAGAAACTTTCGCGTAAAGCGGGGCTGATGGCGTACCTCGGTCAGTCTGACCTGCGCGAAGTTGAAAAGATGATTGATGCCGGCGACAAGAAAGCGGAACTTCATTTTAGGGCGATGGCGTACCAGATTGCCAAGGAGATTGGCGCTTACGCCGTGGCGCTGAAAGGGAATTTTGAAGGGATTGTTCTGACCGGCGGTATGGCGAAATCATCCCGATTGATAGAGATTCTTAAAGAACATATCTCGTTTCTCGGAGAGGTTATGGTTGTCCCGGGCGAATTCGAGATGGAGGCGCTCGCGGCCTGGGCGAGACGAGTAATTGACAAGCGGGAAATCCCCAAAGAGTATTGA